A stretch of Gossypium hirsutum isolate 1008001.06 chromosome A06, Gossypium_hirsutum_v2.1, whole genome shotgun sequence DNA encodes these proteins:
- the LOC107961744 gene encoding uncharacterized protein isoform X1 has protein sequence MKRVSVNSVDEGTRARLKHQTLLQEFLQLQKEFVSKKKKLQTVNQRRETLLAEVRFLRQRYSYLSTIKSRQPELEQDSVQSQNPYLQSKTVKPKNFSINEAGERRPSSLPGIDPYVAHEEKGGRNRVDVQALLRNEKSKNCSINGKRVGKKKISWQDPVALKV, from the exons atGAAAAGGGTTTCTGTGAACTCGGTTGATGAAGGAACTAGGGCTAGATTGAAGCATCAAACCCTACTACAGGAATTCTTGCAATTGCAAAAG GAATTtgtttcaaagaagaaaaaattgcAGACAGTGAACCAGAGGCGAGAAACCCTTTTGGCCGAAGTTCG ATTCTTACGACAGAGGTACAGCTATTTATCAACGATCAAGTCTCGACAACCTGAACTAGAGCAAGATTCTGTTCAATCACAAAATCCCTACCTGCAAAGCAAAACGGTTAAGCCTAAGAATTTCAGTATCAATGAAGCCGGTGAAAGAAGACCATCTTCTCTTCCTGGTATCGATCCTTATGTG GCTCACGAGGAAAAGGGCGGGAGAAATCGAGTTGATGTTCAGGCCCTGTTGAGAAACGAGAAGTCGAAAAATTGCTCCATTAATGGCAAAAGAGTTGGGAAGAAAAAAATATCATGGCAAGATCCAGTGGCTTTGAAGGTCTGA
- the LOC107961744 gene encoding uncharacterized protein isoform X2 gives MKRVSVNSVDEGTRARLKHQTLLQEFLQLQKEFVSKKKKLQTVNQRRETLLAEVRFLRQRYSYLSTIKSRQPELEQDSVQSQNPYLQSKTVKPKNFSINEAGERRPSSLPGSRGKGREKSS, from the exons atGAAAAGGGTTTCTGTGAACTCGGTTGATGAAGGAACTAGGGCTAGATTGAAGCATCAAACCCTACTACAGGAATTCTTGCAATTGCAAAAG GAATTtgtttcaaagaagaaaaaattgcAGACAGTGAACCAGAGGCGAGAAACCCTTTTGGCCGAAGTTCG ATTCTTACGACAGAGGTACAGCTATTTATCAACGATCAAGTCTCGACAACCTGAACTAGAGCAAGATTCTGTTCAATCACAAAATCCCTACCTGCAAAGCAAAACGGTTAAGCCTAAGAATTTCAGTATCAATGAAGCCGGTGAAAGAAGACCATCTTCTCTTCCTG GCTCACGAGGAAAAGGGCGGGAGAAATCGAGTTGA
- the LOC107961743 gene encoding probable protein phosphatase 2C 60 isoform X1 — protein MGVYLSTPKTEKFSEDGENDRVRYGLASMQGWRSTMEDAHAAYPDLDASTSFFGVYDGHGGKVVAKFCAKYLHQQVLKNEAYAAGDIGTSVQRAFFRMDEMMRGQRGWRELAILGDKFNKFSGMIEGLIWSPRSGNSNDQVDNWAFEEGPHSDFSGPTSGSTACVAVLRNNQLFVANAGDSRCVISRKGQAYNLSRDHKPDLEVEKERILKAGGFIHAGRVNGCLNLARAIGDVEFKQNKFLPAEKQIVTANPDINTIELCDDDDFLVLACDGIWDCMSSQTLVDFIHEQLQYESKLSVVCERVLDRCLAPSTATGEGCDNMTMVLVQFKKPIKCASSSEEQSSQSKSADNELEIEGTQD, from the exons ATGGGTGTATATCTCAGCACTCCCAAAACTGAAAAATTCTCAGAAGATGGTGAGAATGATAGAGTTAGATATGGTCTAGCATCAATGCAAGGATGGCGTTCAACTATGGAAGATGCT caCGCTGCATATCCTGATCTCGATGCATCTACTTCATTCTTTGGTGTCTATGACGGTCATGGAG GTAAGGTGGTTGCCAAGTTCTGTGCCAAATACCTTCACCAGCAGGTTCTCAAGAATGAAGCATATGCTGCTGGGGACATAGGAACATCAGTTCAGAGAGCATTTTTCAG AATGGATGAGATGATGCGTGGACAAAGAGGATGGAGAGAATTAGCCATTTTGGGTGATAAATTCAACAAGTTTTCTGGCATGATAGAAGGTTTGATATGGTCTCCTAGGAGTGGTAACAGTAATGACCAAGTTGATAACTGGGCCTTCGAGGAG GGCCCTCACTCTGACTTTTCTGGACCAACATCTGGGAGCACAGCCTGTGTTGCAGTTCTAAGAAACAATCAACTTTTTGTTGCAAATGCCGGTGATTCTCGTTGCGTAATATCTAGAAAGGGTCAG GCATACAATCTCTCTAGAGATCACAAACCAGATCTTGAGGTGGAGAAAGAAAGGATTTTAAAAGCCGGTGGTTTTATACATGCAGGACGTGTCAATGGCTGTTTGAATCTTGCAAGAGCTATAG GTGATGTTGAATTCAAGCAGAACAAGTTTTTACCCGCTGAAAAGCAAATTGTAACCGCTAATCCTGATATAAACACC atTGAGCTCTGTGATGATGATGACTTCCTTGTGCTGGCATGTGATGGAATCTG GGATTGCATGTCAAGTCAGACGCTAGTAGatttcatccatgaacaactACAATAT GAAAGCAAGCTTTCTGTTGTCTGTGAGAGAGTACTCGACAGGTGCTTAGCACCATCGACAGCCACCGGTGAGGGTTGCGACAATATGACCATGGTCCTGGTACAGTTCAAGAAACCAATCAAGTGTGCCTCATCTTCGGAGGAGCAATCCTCCCAATCCAAATCAGCCGACAATGAATTGGAGATAGAGGGAACTCAAGACTAG
- the LOC107961743 gene encoding probable protein phosphatase 2C 60 isoform X2, with protein sequence MAFNYGRCCKVVAKFCAKYLHQQVLKNEAYAAGDIGTSVQRAFFRMDEMMRGQRGWRELAILGDKFNKFSGMIEGLIWSPRSGNSNDQVDNWAFEEGPHSDFSGPTSGSTACVAVLRNNQLFVANAGDSRCVISRKGQAYNLSRDHKPDLEVEKERILKAGGFIHAGRVNGCLNLARAIGDVEFKQNKFLPAEKQIVTANPDINTIELCDDDDFLVLACDGIWDCMSSQTLVDFIHEQLQYESKLSVVCERVLDRCLAPSTATGEGCDNMTMVLVQFKKPIKCASSSEEQSSQSKSADNELEIEGTQD encoded by the exons ATGGCGTTCAACTATGGAAGATGCT GTAAGGTGGTTGCCAAGTTCTGTGCCAAATACCTTCACCAGCAGGTTCTCAAGAATGAAGCATATGCTGCTGGGGACATAGGAACATCAGTTCAGAGAGCATTTTTCAG AATGGATGAGATGATGCGTGGACAAAGAGGATGGAGAGAATTAGCCATTTTGGGTGATAAATTCAACAAGTTTTCTGGCATGATAGAAGGTTTGATATGGTCTCCTAGGAGTGGTAACAGTAATGACCAAGTTGATAACTGGGCCTTCGAGGAG GGCCCTCACTCTGACTTTTCTGGACCAACATCTGGGAGCACAGCCTGTGTTGCAGTTCTAAGAAACAATCAACTTTTTGTTGCAAATGCCGGTGATTCTCGTTGCGTAATATCTAGAAAGGGTCAG GCATACAATCTCTCTAGAGATCACAAACCAGATCTTGAGGTGGAGAAAGAAAGGATTTTAAAAGCCGGTGGTTTTATACATGCAGGACGTGTCAATGGCTGTTTGAATCTTGCAAGAGCTATAG GTGATGTTGAATTCAAGCAGAACAAGTTTTTACCCGCTGAAAAGCAAATTGTAACCGCTAATCCTGATATAAACACC atTGAGCTCTGTGATGATGATGACTTCCTTGTGCTGGCATGTGATGGAATCTG GGATTGCATGTCAAGTCAGACGCTAGTAGatttcatccatgaacaactACAATAT GAAAGCAAGCTTTCTGTTGTCTGTGAGAGAGTACTCGACAGGTGCTTAGCACCATCGACAGCCACCGGTGAGGGTTGCGACAATATGACCATGGTCCTGGTACAGTTCAAGAAACCAATCAAGTGTGCCTCATCTTCGGAGGAGCAATCCTCCCAATCCAAATCAGCCGACAATGAATTGGAGATAGAGGGAACTCAAGACTAG